Proteins from one Nitrobacteraceae bacterium AZCC 2146 genomic window:
- a CDS encoding sulfopyruvate decarboxylase subunit alpha (product_source=KO:K06034; cath_funfam=3.40.50.970; cog=COG4032; ko=KO:K06034; pfam=PF02776; superfamily=52518) → MVTPDEQIAASHRPSEILDTLKRLGFGVAIAVPDSWLGEILVRIEQDSTIRLVRATHEEEALAIACGSRLGGVRTAMFVQNAGLLSMGAGMVSLAQRYQFPLLMLVSYRGTVEDPVFYHVPKGRVTEPVLKGIGLAYAIADRSRPIGLQVERAATYAEEASCPFALLLSQEDVQW, encoded by the coding sequence ATGGTGACGCCGGATGAGCAGATCGCAGCTTCGCATAGGCCCTCAGAAATCCTCGACACCCTGAAACGTCTCGGCTTCGGTGTTGCAATTGCCGTGCCGGACAGCTGGCTTGGCGAGATTCTGGTGCGCATCGAGCAGGACTCGACGATACGGCTGGTGCGGGCCACCCATGAAGAAGAAGCGCTGGCGATTGCGTGCGGCAGTCGGCTGGGCGGCGTGCGCACGGCGATGTTCGTGCAGAATGCAGGGCTGCTCAGCATGGGCGCCGGCATGGTGTCCCTGGCCCAGCGTTATCAATTTCCGCTGCTGATGCTGGTCTCGTATCGCGGCACGGTTGAAGATCCCGTGTTCTACCACGTTCCGAAAGGCCGGGTGACGGAGCCCGTCCTCAAGGGCATCGGCCTCGCTTACGCCATCGCCGATCGAAGCCGGCCGATCGGTCTCCAGGTCGAGCGCGCGGCAACCTATGCCGAGGAAGCCTCCTGCCCGTTTGCGCTTCTGTTGTCGCAGGAGGACGTCCAATGGTGA
- a CDS encoding aspartate kinase (product_source=KO:K00928; cath_funfam=3.30.70.260,3.40.1160.10; cog=COG0527; ko=KO:K00928; pfam=PF00696,PF01842,PF13840; superfamily=53633,55021; tigrfam=TIGR00656), which yields MGRLVMKFGGTSVANIDRIRNVALHVKREVDAGHDVAVVVSAMSGKTNELVAWASDASPLHDAREYDAVVASGEQVTAGLLAIALQAVGVQARSWQGWQIPIKTSDAHASARIIDINGAELIGRFKDRKEVAVIAGFQGINETTGRITTLGRGGSDTSAVAIAAAIKADRCDIYTDVDGVYTTDPRVVPKAQRLNKVAFEEMLELASQGAKVLQVRSVELGMVHNMPIFVRSSFDKPEDIDPHGTPPGTLICSEEEIMESHVVTGIAFSKDEAQISVRQIEDKPGVAASIFVPLAEANINVDMIVQNVSEDGKTTDLTFTVPASDYARAKETITSAKAKIGYARFDSATDVAKVSVIGSGMRSHAGVAAQAFAALSERQINIRAITTSEIKFSVLIDAAYTELAVRTLHTLYGLDKA from the coding sequence ATGGGCCGGCTCGTTATGAAATTCGGCGGCACGTCCGTCGCCAACATCGACCGCATCCGCAACGTTGCGCTGCACGTCAAGCGCGAGGTCGATGCCGGCCACGACGTCGCCGTGGTGGTCTCCGCCATGTCCGGCAAGACCAACGAGCTGGTGGCCTGGGCCAGCGACGCCTCGCCGCTGCACGACGCCCGCGAATACGACGCCGTGGTCGCCTCCGGCGAGCAGGTCACCGCCGGATTGCTGGCTATCGCGCTGCAGGCGGTCGGCGTCCAGGCGCGGTCCTGGCAGGGCTGGCAGATCCCGATCAAGACCAGCGACGCCCACGCCTCGGCGCGCATTATCGACATCAATGGCGCCGAGCTGATCGGCCGCTTCAAGGACCGCAAGGAAGTCGCCGTCATCGCCGGGTTCCAGGGCATCAACGAAACCACCGGCCGCATCACGACGCTGGGCCGCGGCGGTTCCGACACCTCGGCGGTGGCGATTGCCGCAGCGATCAAGGCCGATCGCTGCGACATCTATACCGACGTCGATGGCGTCTACACCACCGACCCGCGCGTGGTGCCGAAGGCACAGCGCCTCAACAAGGTGGCGTTCGAGGAAATGCTGGAACTGGCGTCGCAGGGCGCCAAGGTGCTGCAGGTCCGCTCCGTGGAACTCGGCATGGTCCACAACATGCCGATTTTCGTGCGCTCAAGTTTTGATAAACCCGAAGACATCGACCCGCACGGCACGCCGCCGGGCACGCTGATCTGCAGCGAGGAGGAAATCATGGAAAGCCACGTCGTCACAGGCATCGCGTTCTCGAAGGACGAGGCCCAGATTTCCGTTCGCCAGATCGAGGACAAGCCGGGGGTGGCCGCCTCGATTTTCGTGCCGCTGGCGGAAGCCAACATCAACGTCGACATGATCGTGCAGAACGTCTCCGAAGACGGTAAGACCACCGACCTCACCTTCACGGTGCCGGCTTCCGACTATGCCCGCGCCAAGGAGACGATCACCTCGGCCAAGGCCAAGATCGGCTACGCCCGCTTCGACAGCGCCACCGATGTGGCAAAAGTCTCCGTGATCGGGTCAGGCATGCGCAGCCATGCCGGCGTCGCTGCCCAGGCCTTCGCGGCCCTGTCCGAGCGCCAGATCAACATTCGCGCCATCACCACCTCCGAGATCAAGTTCTCGGTGCTGATCGATGCCGCCTATACCGAACTGGCGGTGCGCACCCTGCACACACTCTACGGTCTCGACAAAGCGTAG
- a CDS encoding sulfopyruvate decarboxylase subunit beta (product_source=KO:K13039; cath_funfam=3.40.50.970; cog=COG0028; ko=KO:K13039; pfam=PF02775; superfamily=52518) — protein sequence MVSDTRPSRADYYHVLADTLPANALVVTSLGNASYLWAATHHAPENFYFEDAMGLALPLALGLAIAQPTRSVFVVEGDGALMMHMGTLVTVGAVAPSNLTVLLIQNGVHAASGGQALTSSALDLAQLARSAGIAGAENVATPQAFASAMGTPSAGDGARFLVLSTRPDVDVVRPPIAFDPVLTKHRFMSALGAPRYVPTMFGGGRLERE from the coding sequence ATGGTGAGCGATACCCGGCCGAGCAGGGCCGACTATTATCACGTGCTCGCCGACACGCTGCCGGCCAACGCCCTCGTCGTCACGTCGCTCGGCAATGCGTCCTACCTGTGGGCGGCGACGCATCACGCCCCGGAAAATTTCTATTTCGAGGATGCGATGGGCCTCGCGCTGCCATTGGCCCTCGGCCTCGCCATCGCGCAGCCCACCCGGTCGGTGTTCGTGGTCGAGGGCGACGGCGCGCTGATGATGCATATGGGGACTCTGGTCACCGTCGGCGCGGTGGCGCCGAGCAACCTGACGGTGCTGCTGATCCAGAACGGCGTTCACGCGGCGTCAGGTGGACAGGCGTTGACCAGCTCGGCCCTCGATCTCGCCCAACTGGCCCGTTCGGCCGGAATCGCCGGCGCGGAGAATGTGGCGACGCCGCAGGCATTTGCCTCCGCAATGGGCACGCCATCTGCGGGAGACGGCGCGCGCTTCCTGGTTCTATCGACCAGACCCGATGTCGATGTGGTTCGACCGCCGATTGCGTTCGATCCGGTGCTGACCAAGCACCGCTTCATGTCGGCCCTCGGCGCTCCACGCTACGTCCCGACGATGTTCGGCGGCGGACGGCTCGAGCGCGAATAA
- a CDS encoding 2-polyprenyl-6-hydroxyphenyl methylase/3-demethylubiquinone-9 3-methyltransferase (product_source=KO:K00568; cath_funfam=3.40.50.150; cog=COG2227; ko=KO:K00568; pfam=PF13489; superfamily=53335; tigrfam=TIGR01983), with product MAMQSNVQDASASSVDASEVAKFSRLSDEWWNPKGKMAPLHKINPLRLTYIRDAACRKFDRNVKSLGCLSGLRILDIGCGAGLLCEPFTRLGAQVIGIDPSATNIAAAKLHADKSHLSIDYRCTTVEEMDTRERFDIVLAMEVVEHVVDVGAFLDRCALLLKPGGLMVLSTLNRNWKSFALGIVAAEYVLRWLPRGTHQWDKFVTPDELAQHLERNKLAITEQTGVVYSPLADRWGLSSDMDVNYMVVAEGI from the coding sequence ATGGCCATGCAGTCAAATGTTCAGGACGCCTCGGCGTCCTCCGTCGATGCCTCTGAAGTCGCGAAATTCTCGCGCCTGTCGGATGAGTGGTGGAATCCGAAAGGCAAGATGGCGCCGCTGCACAAGATCAATCCGCTGCGCCTGACCTATATCCGCGACGCCGCCTGCCGCAAGTTCGACCGCAACGTCAAAAGCCTGGGTTGCCTTTCGGGTCTGCGCATCCTCGACATCGGCTGCGGCGCCGGCCTTTTGTGCGAACCATTCACCCGGCTGGGCGCCCAGGTGATCGGCATCGATCCGTCCGCCACCAACATCGCTGCCGCCAAGCTGCATGCCGACAAGTCGCATCTGTCGATCGACTATCGCTGCACCACCGTGGAAGAGATGGACACCCGCGAGCGCTTCGACATCGTGCTGGCGATGGAAGTGGTCGAGCACGTCGTCGATGTCGGTGCCTTCCTCGATCGCTGCGCCTTGCTGCTGAAGCCTGGCGGGCTGATGGTGCTCTCGACGCTGAACCGCAACTGGAAGAGTTTTGCGCTCGGCATCGTCGCTGCGGAATATGTGCTGCGCTGGCTGCCGCGCGGCACCCATCAATGGGACAAGTTCGTCACCCCCGACGAACTGGCGCAGCACCTGGAGCGCAACAAGCTCGCCATCACCGAACAGACCGGCGTGGTCTACAGCCCGCTGGCCGACCGCTGGGGCCTGTCGTCGGACATGGACGTCAACTACATGGTGGTGGCAGAGGGGATTTAA
- a CDS encoding putative membrane protein YdbT with pleckstrin-like domain (product_source=COG3428; cog=COG3428; pfam=PF03703; transmembrane_helix_parts=Inside_1_20,TMhelix_21_43,Outside_44_52,TMhelix_53_75,Inside_76_155), with protein sequence MGRYIDDILQPGEKVLYSTNAHWIVYWKGILAWIVAAALLVLSRSTVNESLTLFCLASAAVVALAALFWTVVAWFHRWTTETDVTNLRVVHKTGFIKRRTFEMSLDKVESVDVNQSILGRILNFGDVTILGVGEGKETIKTIASPLAFRNYITAR encoded by the coding sequence ATGGGGCGCTATATCGACGATATCCTGCAGCCGGGCGAGAAAGTGCTGTATTCGACCAACGCACACTGGATCGTCTACTGGAAGGGCATCCTGGCGTGGATCGTAGCCGCCGCCCTGTTGGTGCTGTCGCGATCTACGGTCAACGAAAGCTTGACCCTGTTTTGCCTGGCCAGCGCGGCCGTGGTGGCATTGGCAGCGCTTTTTTGGACGGTTGTCGCATGGTTCCATCGCTGGACCACCGAGACCGACGTCACCAACCTGCGCGTCGTGCACAAAACCGGTTTCATCAAGCGCCGGACATTTGAGATGAGCCTCGACAAGGTCGAGAGCGTCGATGTCAACCAGAGCATTCTCGGTCGCATCCTGAATTTCGGCGACGTCACGATCCTCGGCGTCGGCGAAGGTAAGGAAACCATCAAGACCATCGCCTCGCCTCTGGCGTTCCGCAATTACATCACGGCCCGATAG
- a CDS encoding phosphotransferase system enzyme I (PtsP) (product_source=KO:K08484; cath_funfam=1.10.274.10,3.20.20.60,3.30.450.40,3.50.30.10; cog=COG3605; ko=KO:K08484; pfam=PF00391,PF01590,PF02896,PF05524; smart=SM00065; superfamily=47831,51621,55781; tigrfam=TIGR01417) gives MRSASGGPRVLLRRLRETMAEQVSAQERLDKIVVLIAANMVAEVCSTYVLRIDNTLELYATEGLNRDAVHQTVLSAHEGLVGLVASEATPLNLSDAQNHPAFSFRPETGEEIYHSFLGVPILRAGNTLGVLVVQNRAKRTYVEEEVEALQTTAMVLAEMIASGELSALAQPGAEPAARHSLHKTGAVLSDGIALGHVVLHEPRVVITNYIAEDLPQEIKRLDMALAKLRADLDRMLERGDVAEGGEHRDVLEAYRMFANDHGWSHRLHEAVATGLTAEAAVERVQSDTRARMLRSTDPYLRDRLHDLEDLGHRLMRQLVGKDHAPSREQMPDNAILIARSMGPAALLDYDRKKLRGLVLEEGTANSHVSIVARALGIPAIGEVANAPGIADPGDAIIVDGTSGSIYIRPSAEIESAYAERVRFRARRQAQYLALRDKPCITKDGQPVDLMINAGLIIDLPHIEDTGSAGIGLFRTELQFMVGESLPRSSDQLALYRAVLDAAGPKPVTFRTLDIGGDKALPYMETISEENPALGWRAIRLGLDRPGLLRGQIRALLRAGGGRALRIMFPMISEVAEFDHAKSIIERELTYLRQHGHPLPERIDVGTMVEVPALLYQMDELLKKVDFVSVGSNDLFQFLFAVDRGNAKVSERFDTLSAPILRALREIVQKANTANKSASLCGEMASQPIGALALIALGYRSLSLSATSHGPVKALILDLDAKKAEAMMKPLLDAPSGSVSIRQKLKEFAEAEGLSL, from the coding sequence ATGCGGAGCGCGTCGGGTGGTCCCCGCGTCTTGCTGAGACGGCTCCGCGAAACCATGGCGGAGCAGGTCTCCGCTCAGGAGCGCCTCGACAAGATCGTGGTGCTGATCGCTGCCAACATGGTGGCCGAGGTGTGCTCGACCTATGTGCTGCGCATCGACAACACGCTCGAGCTCTATGCCACCGAAGGCCTGAACCGCGACGCGGTCCACCAGACCGTGCTGAGCGCCCATGAAGGCCTCGTCGGCCTCGTCGCCTCCGAGGCCACGCCGCTCAACCTCAGCGATGCCCAGAACCATCCGGCGTTCTCGTTCCGCCCGGAAACCGGCGAAGAAATCTATCACTCGTTCCTGGGCGTCCCCATTCTGCGCGCCGGCAATACGCTCGGCGTGCTGGTGGTGCAGAACCGCGCCAAGCGCACTTATGTCGAGGAAGAGGTCGAGGCGCTGCAGACTACCGCCATGGTGCTGGCGGAAATGATCGCCTCGGGCGAATTGTCGGCACTGGCGCAGCCGGGCGCCGAGCCCGCCGCGCGGCATTCGCTGCACAAGACCGGCGCGGTGCTGTCCGACGGCATCGCGCTCGGCCATGTCGTGCTGCATGAGCCGCGCGTGGTCATCACCAACTACATCGCCGAGGACCTGCCGCAGGAAATCAAGCGGCTCGACATGGCGCTTGCCAAGCTGCGCGCCGATCTCGACCGCATGCTGGAGCGCGGCGACGTCGCCGAGGGCGGCGAACACCGCGACGTGCTGGAAGCCTACCGGATGTTCGCCAACGACCACGGCTGGTCGCATCGCCTGCATGAGGCGGTGGCCACCGGCCTTACCGCCGAAGCCGCGGTCGAGCGCGTGCAGTCCGACACCCGCGCGCGGATGCTGCGCTCTACCGATCCTTATTTGCGCGACCGGCTGCACGACCTCGAAGACCTCGGCCACCGCCTGATGCGGCAGCTGGTCGGCAAGGACCACGCGCCGTCGCGCGAGCAGATGCCGGACAATGCGATCCTGATCGCGCGCTCGATGGGGCCTGCGGCCTTGCTGGATTACGACCGCAAGAAGCTGCGCGGCCTGGTGCTGGAGGAAGGCACCGCGAATTCCCACGTCTCGATCGTGGCGCGCGCGCTCGGCATTCCCGCGATCGGCGAAGTGGCCAACGCGCCGGGCATCGCCGATCCCGGCGACGCCATCATCGTCGATGGCACCTCGGGCTCGATCTACATCCGGCCGTCCGCGGAAATCGAATCCGCCTATGCCGAACGGGTAAGGTTTCGTGCCCGGCGGCAGGCGCAGTACCTGGCGCTGCGCGACAAGCCCTGCATCACCAAGGACGGCCAGCCGGTTGACCTGATGATCAATGCCGGCCTGATCATCGATCTGCCGCATATCGAGGACACCGGCAGCGCCGGCATCGGCCTGTTCCGCACCGAACTGCAGTTCATGGTCGGCGAGAGCCTGCCGCGCTCCAGCGACCAGCTGGCGCTGTACCGCGCGGTGCTTGATGCCGCAGGTCCGAAGCCCGTGACCTTCCGTACGCTGGACATCGGCGGCGACAAAGCACTGCCGTATATGGAGACCATCAGCGAAGAGAATCCGGCACTGGGCTGGCGCGCGATTCGCTTGGGTCTCGATCGGCCGGGCCTGCTGCGCGGCCAGATCCGCGCGCTGCTGCGCGCCGGCGGCGGCCGCGCGCTGCGAATCATGTTCCCGATGATTTCCGAGGTGGCGGAATTCGACCACGCCAAGAGCATCATCGAGCGCGAACTCACCTATCTGCGCCAGCACGGCCATCCGCTGCCGGAGCGCATCGACGTCGGCACCATGGTTGAGGTGCCGGCGCTGCTCTACCAGATGGACGAATTGTTGAAGAAGGTCGACTTCGTTTCGGTCGGATCGAACGACCTGTTCCAGTTCCTGTTCGCGGTCGATCGCGGCAACGCCAAGGTCTCCGAGCGCTTCGACACGTTGTCGGCGCCGATCCTGCGGGCGCTGCGCGAGATCGTGCAGAAGGCCAACACCGCCAACAAATCCGCATCGCTGTGCGGCGAGATGGCGTCGCAGCCGATCGGCGCGCTGGCGCTGATCGCGCTCGGCTATCGCTCGCTGTCGCTGTCGGCGACGTCGCACGGACCGGTCAAGGCGCTGATCCTCGACCTCGACGCCAAGAAGGCCGAGGCGATGATGAAGCCGCTGCTCGATGCCCCCTCCGGCAGCGTCTCGATCCGGCAGAAGTTGAAGGAATTTGCCGAAGCCGAGGGGCTGTCGTTGTAG
- a CDS encoding DNA-binding transcriptional LysR family regulator (product_source=COG0583; cath_funfam=1.10.10.10,3.40.190.10; cog=COG0583; pfam=PF00126,PF03466; superfamily=46785,53850) — protein sequence MDRLDAMTAFVAAVDEGSLAAAARRLGHSPANVTRAITALEDWLGAQLLRRTTRALHLTEFGEGYLDTCRKVLAELNAAKLGAAAERDAPRGLLTLTAPVLFGQLRVRPLLHDYLQAYPDVQVRLVALDRIVNLIEEGIDVAVRLAHLPDSNLVAVRLGQVRQVVCASPSYLAQHKSPKVPADLLQHACLMTNSTAGVEPWSFAPGAGSKRKALQPVAIRPRIFLTGAASAIDSAVEGHGIARVLSYQVEEHLKMGRLKLLLTGFEPPPIPVHLVFSAANQATAKLRSFIDFATPRLRAQLAGGGE from the coding sequence ATGGACCGGCTCGATGCGATGACGGCCTTTGTGGCCGCGGTGGACGAGGGATCGCTCGCCGCGGCGGCGCGGCGTCTGGGCCATTCGCCGGCCAATGTCACGCGGGCGATCACGGCGCTGGAAGACTGGCTCGGCGCGCAATTGCTGCGCCGCACCACCCGGGCGCTGCATCTGACCGAATTCGGCGAAGGCTATCTCGACACCTGCCGAAAGGTGCTGGCCGAACTCAACGCCGCCAAACTTGGCGCCGCTGCCGAGCGCGACGCGCCGCGCGGACTTCTCACGCTCACTGCGCCGGTGCTGTTCGGACAGTTGCGGGTACGCCCGCTGCTGCATGACTACCTGCAGGCCTATCCCGATGTTCAGGTGAGGCTGGTGGCGCTCGATCGCATCGTCAATCTGATCGAGGAAGGCATCGACGTCGCCGTGCGCCTCGCGCATCTGCCGGATTCGAATCTGGTGGCGGTGCGGCTCGGTCAGGTGCGCCAGGTGGTCTGCGCCTCGCCGTCTTACCTTGCGCAGCACAAGAGTCCGAAAGTCCCGGCCGACCTGTTGCAGCATGCCTGCCTGATGACGAATTCCACCGCCGGCGTGGAGCCGTGGAGCTTTGCGCCGGGTGCCGGCAGCAAGCGCAAGGCGCTGCAGCCGGTCGCGATCCGGCCGCGGATTTTCCTGACCGGTGCGGCGAGCGCGATCGACTCGGCGGTGGAGGGCCATGGCATCGCGCGGGTGCTGTCGTATCAGGTCGAGGAGCACCTCAAGATGGGCCGCCTCAAGCTGCTGCTGACCGGCTTCGAACCGCCGCCGATTCCGGTGCATCTGGTGTTCAGCGCCGCCAATCAGGCGACAGCCAAACTCCGCAGCTTCATCGACTTTGCGACGCCGCGGTTGCGGGCGCAGTTGGCGGGTGGCGGGGAATGA
- a CDS encoding pimeloyl-ACP methyl ester carboxylesterase (product_source=COG0596; cath_funfam=3.40.50.1820; cog=COG0596; pfam=PF00561; superfamily=53474) — MTVKYQTVRVDSVDVFYREAGPVDAPVILLLHGFPTSSHMFRDLIPELSATYRVIAPDLPGFGNTIAPPRGTFDYTFDNLARVVDGFTEAVGLARYALYVFDYGAPTGFRLALAHPERVTAIVSQNGNAYLEGLSDAWGPWQTYWREPTPEHREACRESLLPETIRDWQYLTGTDKSRVSPDGYTLDIAYLARPGAEEIQLDLILDYRSNVALYPAFQSYFRTHRPPLLAIWGKNDPAFIPHGAEAYKRDIPDADVRFLDTGHFALETHAAEIGSAMREFLGRCILAD; from the coding sequence ATGACCGTGAAATACCAGACCGTTCGCGTCGATAGTGTCGACGTCTTCTACCGCGAGGCCGGCCCTGTCGATGCGCCGGTGATCCTGCTGCTGCACGGCTTTCCCACCAGCAGCCACATGTTCAGGGATCTGATCCCGGAGCTTTCGGCCACCTATCGCGTAATCGCGCCGGATCTTCCCGGCTTCGGCAACACCATCGCGCCGCCGCGCGGAACGTTCGACTACACCTTCGACAACCTCGCGCGCGTAGTCGACGGCTTCACCGAAGCGGTTGGGCTTGCGCGCTACGCGCTCTACGTGTTCGATTACGGCGCGCCCACCGGCTTCCGCCTCGCGCTGGCACATCCAGAGCGAGTCACGGCGATCGTCAGCCAGAACGGCAACGCCTATCTTGAGGGGCTGAGCGACGCTTGGGGGCCGTGGCAGACCTATTGGCGCGAGCCGACGCCGGAGCATCGCGAGGCGTGCCGCGAGTCGCTGCTGCCCGAGACCATCCGCGACTGGCAATATCTCACAGGCACCGACAAGAGCCGCGTCTCGCCCGACGGCTACACGCTCGATATCGCCTATCTGGCGCGGCCCGGCGCCGAGGAGATCCAGCTCGATCTGATTCTCGATTACCGCAGCAATGTCGCGCTGTATCCGGCCTTCCAGAGCTACTTCCGCACCCATCGGCCGCCCTTGCTGGCGATCTGGGGCAAGAACGATCCGGCGTTCATCCCGCACGGCGCGGAAGCCTACAAGCGCGACATCCCCGATGCCGATGTTCGCTTCCTCGACACCGGCCATTTCGCGCTGGAGACCCACGCCGCCGAGATCGGCAGCGCCATGCGCGAATTTCTCGGCCGCTGCATTCTCGCGGATTAG